From Myotis daubentonii chromosome 15, mMyoDau2.1, whole genome shotgun sequence, one genomic window encodes:
- the SMG9 gene encoding nonsense-mediated mRNA decay factor SMG9 isoform X5, whose product MSESGHSQPGPYGIERRRRWKEPVPGGPQNLSGPGGRERDYIAPWERERRDGSEETSASIMQKTPIILSKPPAERSKQPPPPAAPAAPPAPAPLEKPIVLMKPREEGKGPAAATNASAPEGTTPPPPAAPVLPKGEKEGQRPTQPVYQIQNRGMGTAAPAVMDPVVGQAKLLPPERMKHSIKLVDDQMNWCDSAIEPILSPSILDHLINNDRKLPPEYNLPHTYVEMQSLQIAAFLFTVCHVVIVVQDWFTDLSLYRFLQTAEMVKPSTPSPSHESSSSSGSDEGTEYYPHLVFLQNKARREDFCPRKLRQMHLMIDQLMAHSHLRYKAWDLQAHKFSPPGTLSMLQCNVFPGLPPDFLDSEVNLFLMPFMDSEAESENPPRAAGPSSSPLFSLLPGYRGHPSFQSLVSKLRSQVMSMARPQLSHTILTEKNWFHYAARIWDGVKKSSALAEYSRLLA is encoded by the exons AtgtctgagtctgggcacagtcAGCCTGGGCCCTATGGAATAGAGAGGCGGCGGCGGTGGAAGGAGCCTGTCCCCGGTGGCCCCCAGAATCTCTCTGGGCCTGGTGGTCGGGAGAGGGATTACATTGCaccatgggaaagagagagacgg GATGGCAGCGAAGAGACAAGTGCCTCCATCATGCAGAAAACCCCCATCATCCTCTCCAAACCTCCAGCAGAGCGG TCAAAGCAGCCACcgcctccagcagccccagctgcccctcctgccccagcccctcttgAGAAGCCCATCGTCCTCATGAAACCACGGGAGGAGGGCAAAGGGCCTGCGGCTGCAACAAATGCCTCAGCCCCCGAGggcaccaccccaccaccccctgcagcccccgTGCTACccaagggggagaaggaggggcagagacccACACAGCCTGTGTACCAGATCCAGAACCGGGGCATGGGCACTGCCGCGCCAGCCGTTATGGACC CTGTCGTAGGCCAGGCCAAACTGCTGCCTCCAGAGCGCATGAAGCACAGCATCAAGTTGGTGGACGACCAGATGAATTGGTGCGACAGTGCCATTGAG CCCATCCTGAGCCCCTCCATCTTGGACCATCTCATCAACAACGACCGCAAGCTGCCTCCAGAGTACAACCTGCCCCACACCTATGTTGAGATGCAG tCACTCCAGATTGCCGCCTTCCTTTTCACGGTCTGCCACGTAGTGATTGTCGTCCAGGACTGGTTCACGGACCTCAGTCTATACAG GTTCCTCCAGACAGCGGAGATGGTGAAGCCCTCCACCCCGTCCCCCAGCCACGAGTCCAGCAGCTCATCAGGCTCTGATGAAGGCACAGAGTACTACCCCCACCTGG TGTTCCTACAGAACAAAGCCCGCCGAGAGGACTTCTGTCCTCGAAAGCTGCGGCAGATGCACCTGATGATCGACCAGCTCATGGCTCACTCCCACTTGCGCTACAAGG caTGGGACCTGCAGGCTCACAAGTTCTCTCCTCCAGGTACTCTGTCCATGTTACAGTGCAATGTCTTCCCTGGGCTCCCCCCTGACTTCCTGGACTCTGAGGTCAACTTGTTCCTGATGCCCTTCATGGACAGCGAAGCGGAGAGTGAAAACCCACCAAGGGCGG CAGGACCCAGCTCCAGCCCACTCTTCTCCCTACTCCCGGGGTACCGTGGCCACCCCAGCTTCCAGTCCTTGGTGAGCAAACTCCGGAGCCAGGTGATGTCCATGGCCCGGCCGCAGCTGTCGCACACAATCCTCACCGAGAAGAACTG GTTCCACTATGCTGCCCGGATCTGGGACGGAGTGAAAAAGTCCTCTGCCCTGGCAGAGTACAGCCGTCTGCTGGCCTGA
- the SMG9 gene encoding nonsense-mediated mRNA decay factor SMG9 isoform X1, with the protein MSESGHSQPGPYGIERRRRWKEPVPGGPQNLSGPGGRERDYIAPWERERRDGSEETSASIMQKTPIILSKPPAERSKQPPPPAAPAAPPAPAPLEKPIVLMKPREEGKGPAAATNASAPEGTTPPPPAAPVLPKGEKEGQRPTQPVYQIQNRGMGTAAPAVMDPVVGQAKLLPPERMKHSIKLVDDQMNWCDSAIEYLLDQTDVLVVGVLGLQGTGKSMVMSLLSANTPEEDQRAYVFRAQSAEMKERGGNQTSGIDFFITQERIVFLDTQPILSPSILDHLINNDRKLPPEYNLPHTYVEMQSLQIAAFLFTVCHVVIVVQDWFTDLSLYRFLQTAEMVKPSTPSPSHESSSSSGSDEGTEYYPHLVFLQNKARREDFCPRKLRQMHLMIDQLMAHSHLRYKAWDLQAHKFSPPGTLSMLQCNVFPGLPPDFLDSEVNLFLMPFMDSEAESENPPRAAGPSSSPLFSLLPGYRGHPSFQSLVSKLRSQVMSMARPQLSHTILTEKNWFHYAARIWDGVKKSSALAEYSRLLA; encoded by the exons AtgtctgagtctgggcacagtcAGCCTGGGCCCTATGGAATAGAGAGGCGGCGGCGGTGGAAGGAGCCTGTCCCCGGTGGCCCCCAGAATCTCTCTGGGCCTGGTGGTCGGGAGAGGGATTACATTGCaccatgggaaagagagagacgg GATGGCAGCGAAGAGACAAGTGCCTCCATCATGCAGAAAACCCCCATCATCCTCTCCAAACCTCCAGCAGAGCGG TCAAAGCAGCCACcgcctccagcagccccagctgcccctcctgccccagcccctcttgAGAAGCCCATCGTCCTCATGAAACCACGGGAGGAGGGCAAAGGGCCTGCGGCTGCAACAAATGCCTCAGCCCCCGAGggcaccaccccaccaccccctgcagcccccgTGCTACccaagggggagaaggaggggcagagacccACACAGCCTGTGTACCAGATCCAGAACCGGGGCATGGGCACTGCCGCGCCAGCCGTTATGGACC CTGTCGTAGGCCAGGCCAAACTGCTGCCTCCAGAGCGCATGAAGCACAGCATCAAGTTGGTGGACGACCAGATGAATTGGTGCGACAGTGCCATTGAG TACCTGCTGGATCAGACTGATGTGTTGGTGGTTGGTGTCCTGGGCCTCCAGGGGACAGGCAAGTCCATGGTCATGTCATTGTTGTCAGCCAACACTCCTGAGGAGGACCAGAG GGCGTATGTTTTCCGGGCCCAGAGCGCTGAAATGAAGGAACgagggggcaaccagaccagtgGAATCGACTTCTTTATTACCCAAGAGCGGATTGTTTTCCTGGACACTCAG CCCATCCTGAGCCCCTCCATCTTGGACCATCTCATCAACAACGACCGCAAGCTGCCTCCAGAGTACAACCTGCCCCACACCTATGTTGAGATGCAG tCACTCCAGATTGCCGCCTTCCTTTTCACGGTCTGCCACGTAGTGATTGTCGTCCAGGACTGGTTCACGGACCTCAGTCTATACAG GTTCCTCCAGACAGCGGAGATGGTGAAGCCCTCCACCCCGTCCCCCAGCCACGAGTCCAGCAGCTCATCAGGCTCTGATGAAGGCACAGAGTACTACCCCCACCTGG TGTTCCTACAGAACAAAGCCCGCCGAGAGGACTTCTGTCCTCGAAAGCTGCGGCAGATGCACCTGATGATCGACCAGCTCATGGCTCACTCCCACTTGCGCTACAAGG caTGGGACCTGCAGGCTCACAAGTTCTCTCCTCCAGGTACTCTGTCCATGTTACAGTGCAATGTCTTCCCTGGGCTCCCCCCTGACTTCCTGGACTCTGAGGTCAACTTGTTCCTGATGCCCTTCATGGACAGCGAAGCGGAGAGTGAAAACCCACCAAGGGCGG CAGGACCCAGCTCCAGCCCACTCTTCTCCCTACTCCCGGGGTACCGTGGCCACCCCAGCTTCCAGTCCTTGGTGAGCAAACTCCGGAGCCAGGTGATGTCCATGGCCCGGCCGCAGCTGTCGCACACAATCCTCACCGAGAAGAACTG GTTCCACTATGCTGCCCGGATCTGGGACGGAGTGAAAAAGTCCTCTGCCCTGGCAGAGTACAGCCGTCTGCTGGCCTGA
- the SMG9 gene encoding nonsense-mediated mRNA decay factor SMG9 isoform X2 has product MSESGHSQPGPYGIERRRRWKEPVPGGPQNLSGPGGRERDYIAPWERERRDGSEETSASIMQKTPIILSKPPAERSKQPPPPAAPAAPPAPAPLEKPIVLMKPREEGKGPAAATNASAPEGTTPPPPAAPVLPKGEKEGQRPTQPVYQIQNRGMGTAAPAVMDPVVGQAKLLPPERMKHSIKLVDDQMNWCDSAIEYLLDQTDVLVVGVLGLQGTGKSMVMSLLSANTPEEDQRAYVFRAQSAEMKERGGNQTSGIDFFITQERIVFLDTQPILSPSILDHLINNDRKLPPEYNLPHTYVEMQSLQIAAFLFTVCHVVIVVQDWFTDLSLYRFLQTAEMVKPSTPSPSHESSSSSGSDEGTEYYPHLVFLQNKARREDFCPRKLRQMHLMIDQLMAHSHLRYKAWDLQAHKFSPPGTLSMLQCNVFPGLPPDFLDSEVNLFLMPFMDSEAESENPPRAGPSSSPLFSLLPGYRGHPSFQSLVSKLRSQVMSMARPQLSHTILTEKNWFHYAARIWDGVKKSSALAEYSRLLA; this is encoded by the exons AtgtctgagtctgggcacagtcAGCCTGGGCCCTATGGAATAGAGAGGCGGCGGCGGTGGAAGGAGCCTGTCCCCGGTGGCCCCCAGAATCTCTCTGGGCCTGGTGGTCGGGAGAGGGATTACATTGCaccatgggaaagagagagacgg GATGGCAGCGAAGAGACAAGTGCCTCCATCATGCAGAAAACCCCCATCATCCTCTCCAAACCTCCAGCAGAGCGG TCAAAGCAGCCACcgcctccagcagccccagctgcccctcctgccccagcccctcttgAGAAGCCCATCGTCCTCATGAAACCACGGGAGGAGGGCAAAGGGCCTGCGGCTGCAACAAATGCCTCAGCCCCCGAGggcaccaccccaccaccccctgcagcccccgTGCTACccaagggggagaaggaggggcagagacccACACAGCCTGTGTACCAGATCCAGAACCGGGGCATGGGCACTGCCGCGCCAGCCGTTATGGACC CTGTCGTAGGCCAGGCCAAACTGCTGCCTCCAGAGCGCATGAAGCACAGCATCAAGTTGGTGGACGACCAGATGAATTGGTGCGACAGTGCCATTGAG TACCTGCTGGATCAGACTGATGTGTTGGTGGTTGGTGTCCTGGGCCTCCAGGGGACAGGCAAGTCCATGGTCATGTCATTGTTGTCAGCCAACACTCCTGAGGAGGACCAGAG GGCGTATGTTTTCCGGGCCCAGAGCGCTGAAATGAAGGAACgagggggcaaccagaccagtgGAATCGACTTCTTTATTACCCAAGAGCGGATTGTTTTCCTGGACACTCAG CCCATCCTGAGCCCCTCCATCTTGGACCATCTCATCAACAACGACCGCAAGCTGCCTCCAGAGTACAACCTGCCCCACACCTATGTTGAGATGCAG tCACTCCAGATTGCCGCCTTCCTTTTCACGGTCTGCCACGTAGTGATTGTCGTCCAGGACTGGTTCACGGACCTCAGTCTATACAG GTTCCTCCAGACAGCGGAGATGGTGAAGCCCTCCACCCCGTCCCCCAGCCACGAGTCCAGCAGCTCATCAGGCTCTGATGAAGGCACAGAGTACTACCCCCACCTGG TGTTCCTACAGAACAAAGCCCGCCGAGAGGACTTCTGTCCTCGAAAGCTGCGGCAGATGCACCTGATGATCGACCAGCTCATGGCTCACTCCCACTTGCGCTACAAGG caTGGGACCTGCAGGCTCACAAGTTCTCTCCTCCAGGTACTCTGTCCATGTTACAGTGCAATGTCTTCCCTGGGCTCCCCCCTGACTTCCTGGACTCTGAGGTCAACTTGTTCCTGATGCCCTTCATGGACAGCGAAGCGGAGAGTGAAAACCCACCAAGGGCGG GACCCAGCTCCAGCCCACTCTTCTCCCTACTCCCGGGGTACCGTGGCCACCCCAGCTTCCAGTCCTTGGTGAGCAAACTCCGGAGCCAGGTGATGTCCATGGCCCGGCCGCAGCTGTCGCACACAATCCTCACCGAGAAGAACTG GTTCCACTATGCTGCCCGGATCTGGGACGGAGTGAAAAAGTCCTCTGCCCTGGCAGAGTACAGCCGTCTGCTGGCCTGA
- the SMG9 gene encoding nonsense-mediated mRNA decay factor SMG9 isoform X3, protein MSESGHSQPGPYGIERRRRWKEPVPGGPQNLSGPGGRERDYIAPWERERRDGSEETSASIMQKTPIILSKPPAERSKQPPPPAAPAAPPAPAPLEKPIVLMKPREEGKGPAAATNASAPEGTTPPPPAAPVLPKGEKEGQRPTQPVYQIQNRGMGTAAPAVMDPVVGQAKLLPPERMKHSIKLVDDQMNWCDSAIEYLLDQTDVLVVGVLGLQGTGKSMVMSLLSANTPEEDQRAYVFRAQSAEMKERGGNQTSGIDFFITQERIVFLDTQPILSPSILDHLINNDRKLPPEYNLPHTYVEMQSLQIAAFLFTVCHVVIVVQDWFTDLSLYRFLQTAEMVKPSTPSPSHESSSSSGSDEGTEYYPHLVFLQNKARREDFCPRKLRQMHLMIDQLMAHSHLRYKGTLSMLQCNVFPGLPPDFLDSEVNLFLMPFMDSEAESENPPRAAGPSSSPLFSLLPGYRGHPSFQSLVSKLRSQVMSMARPQLSHTILTEKNWFHYAARIWDGVKKSSALAEYSRLLA, encoded by the exons AtgtctgagtctgggcacagtcAGCCTGGGCCCTATGGAATAGAGAGGCGGCGGCGGTGGAAGGAGCCTGTCCCCGGTGGCCCCCAGAATCTCTCTGGGCCTGGTGGTCGGGAGAGGGATTACATTGCaccatgggaaagagagagacgg GATGGCAGCGAAGAGACAAGTGCCTCCATCATGCAGAAAACCCCCATCATCCTCTCCAAACCTCCAGCAGAGCGG TCAAAGCAGCCACcgcctccagcagccccagctgcccctcctgccccagcccctcttgAGAAGCCCATCGTCCTCATGAAACCACGGGAGGAGGGCAAAGGGCCTGCGGCTGCAACAAATGCCTCAGCCCCCGAGggcaccaccccaccaccccctgcagcccccgTGCTACccaagggggagaaggaggggcagagacccACACAGCCTGTGTACCAGATCCAGAACCGGGGCATGGGCACTGCCGCGCCAGCCGTTATGGACC CTGTCGTAGGCCAGGCCAAACTGCTGCCTCCAGAGCGCATGAAGCACAGCATCAAGTTGGTGGACGACCAGATGAATTGGTGCGACAGTGCCATTGAG TACCTGCTGGATCAGACTGATGTGTTGGTGGTTGGTGTCCTGGGCCTCCAGGGGACAGGCAAGTCCATGGTCATGTCATTGTTGTCAGCCAACACTCCTGAGGAGGACCAGAG GGCGTATGTTTTCCGGGCCCAGAGCGCTGAAATGAAGGAACgagggggcaaccagaccagtgGAATCGACTTCTTTATTACCCAAGAGCGGATTGTTTTCCTGGACACTCAG CCCATCCTGAGCCCCTCCATCTTGGACCATCTCATCAACAACGACCGCAAGCTGCCTCCAGAGTACAACCTGCCCCACACCTATGTTGAGATGCAG tCACTCCAGATTGCCGCCTTCCTTTTCACGGTCTGCCACGTAGTGATTGTCGTCCAGGACTGGTTCACGGACCTCAGTCTATACAG GTTCCTCCAGACAGCGGAGATGGTGAAGCCCTCCACCCCGTCCCCCAGCCACGAGTCCAGCAGCTCATCAGGCTCTGATGAAGGCACAGAGTACTACCCCCACCTGG TGTTCCTACAGAACAAAGCCCGCCGAGAGGACTTCTGTCCTCGAAAGCTGCGGCAGATGCACCTGATGATCGACCAGCTCATGGCTCACTCCCACTTGCGCTACAAGG GTACTCTGTCCATGTTACAGTGCAATGTCTTCCCTGGGCTCCCCCCTGACTTCCTGGACTCTGAGGTCAACTTGTTCCTGATGCCCTTCATGGACAGCGAAGCGGAGAGTGAAAACCCACCAAGGGCGG CAGGACCCAGCTCCAGCCCACTCTTCTCCCTACTCCCGGGGTACCGTGGCCACCCCAGCTTCCAGTCCTTGGTGAGCAAACTCCGGAGCCAGGTGATGTCCATGGCCCGGCCGCAGCTGTCGCACACAATCCTCACCGAGAAGAACTG GTTCCACTATGCTGCCCGGATCTGGGACGGAGTGAAAAAGTCCTCTGCCCTGGCAGAGTACAGCCGTCTGCTGGCCTGA
- the SMG9 gene encoding nonsense-mediated mRNA decay factor SMG9 isoform X4 encodes MSESGHSQPGPYGIERRRRWKEPVPGGPQNLSGPGGRERDYIAPWERERRDGSEETSASIMQKTPIILSKPPAERSKQPPPPAAPAAPPAPAPLEKPIVLMKPREEGKGPAAATNASAPEGTTPPPPAAPVLPKGEKEGQRPTQPVYQIQNRGMGTAAPAVMDPVVGQAKLLPPERMKHSIKLVDDQMNWCDSAIEYLLDQTDVLVVGVLGLQGTGKSMVMSLLSANTPEEDQRAYVFRAQSAEMKERGGNQTSGIDFFITQERIVFLDTQPILSPSILDHLINNDRKLPPEYNLPHTYVEMQSLQIAAFLFTVCHVVIVVQDWFTDLSLYRFLQTAEMVKPSTPSPSHESSSSSGSDEGTEYYPHLVFLQNKARREDFCPRKLRQMHLMIDQLMAHSHLRYKGTLSMLQCNVFPGLPPDFLDSEVNLFLMPFMDSEAESENPPRAGPSSSPLFSLLPGYRGHPSFQSLVSKLRSQVMSMARPQLSHTILTEKNWFHYAARIWDGVKKSSALAEYSRLLA; translated from the exons AtgtctgagtctgggcacagtcAGCCTGGGCCCTATGGAATAGAGAGGCGGCGGCGGTGGAAGGAGCCTGTCCCCGGTGGCCCCCAGAATCTCTCTGGGCCTGGTGGTCGGGAGAGGGATTACATTGCaccatgggaaagagagagacgg GATGGCAGCGAAGAGACAAGTGCCTCCATCATGCAGAAAACCCCCATCATCCTCTCCAAACCTCCAGCAGAGCGG TCAAAGCAGCCACcgcctccagcagccccagctgcccctcctgccccagcccctcttgAGAAGCCCATCGTCCTCATGAAACCACGGGAGGAGGGCAAAGGGCCTGCGGCTGCAACAAATGCCTCAGCCCCCGAGggcaccaccccaccaccccctgcagcccccgTGCTACccaagggggagaaggaggggcagagacccACACAGCCTGTGTACCAGATCCAGAACCGGGGCATGGGCACTGCCGCGCCAGCCGTTATGGACC CTGTCGTAGGCCAGGCCAAACTGCTGCCTCCAGAGCGCATGAAGCACAGCATCAAGTTGGTGGACGACCAGATGAATTGGTGCGACAGTGCCATTGAG TACCTGCTGGATCAGACTGATGTGTTGGTGGTTGGTGTCCTGGGCCTCCAGGGGACAGGCAAGTCCATGGTCATGTCATTGTTGTCAGCCAACACTCCTGAGGAGGACCAGAG GGCGTATGTTTTCCGGGCCCAGAGCGCTGAAATGAAGGAACgagggggcaaccagaccagtgGAATCGACTTCTTTATTACCCAAGAGCGGATTGTTTTCCTGGACACTCAG CCCATCCTGAGCCCCTCCATCTTGGACCATCTCATCAACAACGACCGCAAGCTGCCTCCAGAGTACAACCTGCCCCACACCTATGTTGAGATGCAG tCACTCCAGATTGCCGCCTTCCTTTTCACGGTCTGCCACGTAGTGATTGTCGTCCAGGACTGGTTCACGGACCTCAGTCTATACAG GTTCCTCCAGACAGCGGAGATGGTGAAGCCCTCCACCCCGTCCCCCAGCCACGAGTCCAGCAGCTCATCAGGCTCTGATGAAGGCACAGAGTACTACCCCCACCTGG TGTTCCTACAGAACAAAGCCCGCCGAGAGGACTTCTGTCCTCGAAAGCTGCGGCAGATGCACCTGATGATCGACCAGCTCATGGCTCACTCCCACTTGCGCTACAAGG GTACTCTGTCCATGTTACAGTGCAATGTCTTCCCTGGGCTCCCCCCTGACTTCCTGGACTCTGAGGTCAACTTGTTCCTGATGCCCTTCATGGACAGCGAAGCGGAGAGTGAAAACCCACCAAGGGCGG GACCCAGCTCCAGCCCACTCTTCTCCCTACTCCCGGGGTACCGTGGCCACCCCAGCTTCCAGTCCTTGGTGAGCAAACTCCGGAGCCAGGTGATGTCCATGGCCCGGCCGCAGCTGTCGCACACAATCCTCACCGAGAAGAACTG GTTCCACTATGCTGCCCGGATCTGGGACGGAGTGAAAAAGTCCTCTGCCCTGGCAGAGTACAGCCGTCTGCTGGCCTGA
- the LOC132216778 gene encoding interferon-inducible GTPase 5-like — MSHSVLLLGVLRAGGKRGQLRVNTLPYLSCQRSSSPKDVELGVRQPMANQIFQFNISELSKDTGALKETFEAGNLPAVAAKLQATLHSLEDVRLDIGVTGAIGSGKSTFVNAIRGLGDEDPKSAGTGVVEMTVEPTPYPHPKYFNIIIWDLPGIDAPTFQADEYLQRVLVDRYDFFIIITPDSFTARHAQLARGLLQQGKGFYFVRSKVDVDLAASRSRRPSTFSEQRVLRQIREDCWQRLEAEGLQDPKVFLLSMFELGKYDFGLLEESMVTGVESHKQHALLVALPNLSEAILEKKASSLRQHIWLVATVACGINSSPVPGVQDVACDLYRLIHALEGYYHSFGLDEDSLVKLAAQMGQPLHRLLEAIQGPKTPVTKELVVDMLGQASRDASAFTQELLNVPVLGALATCGISFATVYQMLRLSLDVAVEDAHMLIQTFLHITENRLSENSNQ, encoded by the exons ATGTCACACTCAGTACTATTACTGGGGGTgctgagggctggagggaagagagggCAACTCAGGGTGAACACACTCCCTTACCTGTCCTGCCAAAGGTCATCAAGTCCCAAAGACGTGGAACTGGGGGTCAGGCAGCCCATGGCAAACCAAATCTTCCAGTTCAACATCTCGGAGCTGTCAAAGGACACGGGGGCCCTGAAGGAGACCTTCGAGGCGGGGAACCTGCCGGCAGTGGCCGCCAAGTTGCAGGCCACACTCCACTCGCTGGAGGACGTCAGGCTGGACATTGGCGTTACCGGGGCAATAGGCTCAGGCAAGTCGACCTTTGTCAACGCCATCCGGGGGCTGGGAGATGAGGACCCCAAGTCGGCCGGCACGGGTGTGGTAGAAATGACCGTGGAGCCCACGCCATACCCGCACCCCAAGTACTTCAACATCATCATCTGGGACCTGCCGGGCATAGACGCGCCCACTTTCCAGGCTGACGAATACCTCCAGCGGGTGCTGGTGGACCGTTACgacttcttcatcatcatcaccccAGACAGCTTCACTGCCCGCCACGCCCAGCTGGCCCGCGGGCTCCTGCAGCAGGGCAAGGGCTTCTACTTCGTCCGCTCCAAGGTGGACGTGGACCTCGCAGCCTCGCGCAGCCGCCGCCCCAGCACCTTCTCCGAGCAGAGGGTGCTCAGGCAGATCCGGGAGGACTGCTGGCAGCGGCTGGAAG CGGAGGGCCTGCAGGACCCCAAGGTCTTCCTGCTGTCCATGTTTGAGCTGGGCAAGTACGACTTCGGCCTGCTGGAGGAATCGATGGTGACGGGAGTGGAGAGCCACAAGCAGCACGCACTCCTGGTGGCCCTGCCCAACCTCTCCGAGGCCATCCTAGAGAAGAAGGCGTCCTCACTGCGGCAGCACATCTGGCTGGTGGCCACAGTGGCCTGTGGCATCAACTCAAGTCCTGTGCCAGGAGTACAGGATGTGGCGTGTGACCTCTACCGGCTCATCCACGCCCTAGAAGGCTACTACCACAGCTTCGGCCTGGACGAGGACTCCCTCGTGAAGCTGGCTGCGCAGATGGGCCAGCCCCTGCACAGGTTACTGGAGGCGATACAGGGCCCGAAGACCCCGGTCACCAAGGAGCTGGTGGTGGAcatgctgggccaggcctccagggATGCCTCTGCCTTCACCCAGGAGCTCCTCAATGTGCCTGTCCTGGGCGCCCTGGCCACCTGCGGCATCTCCTTTGCCACTGTCTACCAGATGCTCCGCTTGTCCCTGGACGTGGCGGTCGAGGATGCCCACATGCTGATACAGACCTTCCTACACATCACTGAGAACAGGCTCTCAGAGAATTCCAATCAATaa
- the IRGC gene encoding interferon-inducible GTPase 5, translated as MATSKCPGEEETTILMAKEELEALRTAFESGDIPQAASRLRELLASSESSRLEVGVTGESGAGKSSLINALRGLGAEDPGAALTGVVETTMQPSSYPHPQFPDVTLWDLPGAGCPGCPADKYLKQVDFGRYDFFLLVSPRRCGAVEARLASEILRQGKKFYFVRTKVDEDLAATRSQRPSGFSESMVLQEIRDHCTERLRAAGVTDPRIFLVSNLWPVRYDFPLLLSTWEHDLPAHRRHAGLLSLPDISLEALQRKKDMLQEQVLKTALVSGVIQALPVPGLAAAYDDALLIRSLRGYHRSFGLDEDSLAKLAEQVGKQAGDLRSVIRSPLANEVSPETVLRLYSQSSDGAMRVARAFERGIPVFGTLVAGGISFGTVYTMLQGCLNEMAEDAQRVRIKALEEEEESQPEVSLDAAGDNGVEKCGVGEAGGEEAPLSTRRKLGLLLKYILDSWKKRDLEEK; from the coding sequence ATGGCTACTTCCAAGTGCCCCGGGGAGGAGGAGACCACCATCCTCATGGCCAAAGAAGAGCTGGAGGCCCTGCGCACCGCCTTCGAGTCCGGCGACATCCCCCAGGCCGCCTCCCGCCTCCGGGAGCTGCTGGCCTCCTCGGAGAGCTCCCGCCTGGAGGTGGGGGTCACAGGCGAGTCGGGCGCTGGCAAGTCGTCCCTCATCAACGCCCTCCGTGGCCTGGGGGCCGAGGACCCCGGCGCAGCGCTCACGGGCGTCGTGGAGACCACGATGCAGCCCTCATCCTACCCGCACCCGCAGTTTCCTGACGTGACCCTGTGGGACCTGCCCGGGGCCGGCTGTCCAGGCTGCCCCGCCGACAAGTACCTGAAGCAGGTGGACTTCGGCCGCTACGACTTCTTCCTGCTGGTCTCCCCCCGCCGCTGCGGGGCCGTGGAGGCCCGCCTGGCCTCCGAGATCCTGCGCCAGGGCAAGAAGTTCTACTTCGTGCGCACCAAGGTGGACGAGGACCTGGCGGCCACCCGCAGCCAGCGGCCCTCGGGCTTCAGCGAGTCCATGGTTCTCCAGGAGATCCGCGACCACTGCACCGAGCGGCTGCGCGCCGCCGGGGTGACCGACCCCCGCATCTTCCTCGTGTCCAACCTCTGGCCCGTCCGCTACGACTTCCCGCTGCTCCTGTCCACCTGGGAGCACGACCTGCCCGCCCACCGGCGCCACGCCGGCCTGCTGTCGCTGCCCGACATCTCGCTGGAGGCCCTGCAGAGGAAGAAGGACATGCTCCAGGAGCAGGTGCTCAAGACGGCCCTGGTGTCGGGCGTCATCCAGGCCCTGCCCGTGCCGGGGCTGGCGGCCGCCTACGACGACGCCCTGCTCATCCGCTCGCTGCGTGGCTACCACCGCAGCTTTGGCCTGGACGAAGACTCGCTGGCCAAGCTGGCCGAGCAGGTGGGCAAACAGGCCGGCGACCTGCGCTCGGTCATCCGCTCGCCGCTGGCCAACGAGGTCTCACCGGAGACCGTCCTGCGGCTCTACTCGCAGTCGTCCGACGGCGCCATGCGGGTGGCCCGGGCCTTTGAGCGGGGCATCCCCGTGTTCGGGACGCTGGTGGCCGGCGGCATCAGCTTCGGCACCGTCTACACCATGCTCCAGGGCTGCCTCAACGAGATGGCCGAGGACGCCCAGCGGGTGCGCATCaaggccctggaggaggaggaggagtcccAGCCCGAGGTCAGCTTGGACGCGGCCGGCGACAATGGCGTGGAGAAGTGCGGGGTCGGGGAGGCAGGAGGCGAGGAAGCCCCGCTGTCCACCCGCCGGAAGCTGGGGCTCCTCCTCAAGTACATCCTGGACAGCTGGAAGAAGCGTGACTTGGAAGAGAAGTGA